The following are from one region of the Paenibacillus sp. KS-LC4 genome:
- a CDS encoding response regulator has product MLKLLIVDDEQIEREGLQAILHKGFPTCEFKQARNGAKAIELASEWQPDLILMDIKMPGVNGIEAIERISVFLPAAKFIMVTAYDTFDYARKALKLGVKDYLLKPSKASEIIAVIGKVIEEILQEKAILEQRLLDEEKLRKMLPLVESDVVMQLLFDHIHEVHIDDMLQLLGGEVTSEAFVLLLILPSEGAVEPLYSTLKVKVREGGKGWVGAMSGRQIPIIVFREAAKTFRAQAASLVQELLLLQRFAGGDFFIGIGSCYAGLGNIRFSYQEALLASANTEQPAKHQFYGEMDREDTFGSGYQDKETERLFIDRIRLGQWAEVRKMIMGLIDRCDQNQASLTEAGQYVLERLWLIARVAMEMGIEIEKPLFSFQVRQYQQLRAETEGLLSKMICTLEIHQANVQPDAVGRMKQYIIEHSEKEISLEMMANRIGLSPFYMSKMFKDQEGINYIDFLTECRIEKAKKLMADPQRSLKEITFEVGYNDPNYFSKVFKKVCGASPTDYRRAIISSKR; this is encoded by the coding sequence ATGCTTAAACTATTAATTGTGGATGACGAACAGATAGAACGCGAAGGCTTGCAGGCGATTTTGCACAAGGGCTTTCCCACCTGTGAATTTAAGCAAGCGAGAAATGGCGCAAAAGCGATTGAGCTGGCAAGCGAGTGGCAGCCGGACCTTATTCTCATGGATATTAAAATGCCAGGCGTAAACGGAATTGAAGCCATTGAGCGGATATCGGTCTTTTTGCCAGCTGCAAAATTTATTATGGTAACGGCTTACGACACATTTGATTATGCCCGTAAGGCGCTTAAGCTGGGGGTTAAGGATTATTTGCTCAAGCCTAGTAAGGCGAGTGAAATTATAGCCGTCATCGGCAAGGTTATTGAAGAAATTTTACAGGAAAAAGCTATACTGGAGCAGCGTTTGCTTGACGAGGAGAAGCTGAGGAAGATGCTGCCGCTAGTGGAATCGGATGTTGTCATGCAGCTGCTGTTCGACCATATCCATGAAGTACATATTGATGACATGCTTCAGCTTCTAGGTGGAGAAGTGACAAGTGAGGCATTCGTCTTGCTCTTGATACTGCCAAGCGAAGGAGCGGTAGAACCGCTTTATAGCACATTGAAAGTAAAGGTGAGGGAAGGAGGAAAAGGCTGGGTAGGAGCCATGTCGGGCCGTCAAATTCCGATTATTGTGTTCCGCGAGGCTGCCAAAACGTTCCGTGCGCAGGCGGCATCGCTCGTGCAGGAGCTTCTGCTGCTGCAGCGTTTCGCCGGAGGAGACTTTTTCATAGGCATAGGCAGCTGCTACGCGGGACTTGGAAATATTCGGTTTTCCTATCAGGAGGCGCTGCTTGCAAGCGCCAATACGGAGCAGCCCGCCAAGCATCAATTTTATGGAGAGATGGATAGGGAAGACACCTTCGGAAGCGGTTATCAGGATAAAGAAACAGAGAGGCTGTTCATCGACCGAATTCGTTTAGGGCAGTGGGCGGAGGTGCGGAAAATGATTATGGGCTTAATTGACCGCTGTGACCAGAATCAGGCATCCCTGACGGAAGCGGGCCAATATGTATTGGAGCGGTTATGGCTCATCGCCCGTGTAGCTATGGAAATGGGAATTGAGATTGAGAAGCCGTTATTTTCCTTTCAAGTACGTCAGTATCAGCAGCTGCGCGCCGAAACCGAGGGTTTGCTCAGCAAGATGATATGTACGCTTGAAATCCATCAAGCAAATGTACAGCCCGATGCGGTAGGTCGAATGAAGCAGTACATTATAGAACATTCCGAGAAAGAGATTTCACTGGAGATGATGGCGAATCGTATTGGGCTGAGTCCCTTCTATATGAGTAAAATGTTCAAGGATCAGGAGGGCATCAACTATATAGATTTTCTCACCGAGTGCAGAATTGAGAAAGCGAAGAAGCTGATGGCTGACCCGCAGCGCAGCTTAAAGGAGATCACGTTTGAAGTGGGCTATAACGATCCCAATTATTTCAGCAAGGTGTTCAAAAAGGTGTGCGGCGCATCTCCCACCGATTACCGACGGGCAATTATAAGCAGTAAGCGATGA
- a CDS encoding sugar ABC transporter permease: MNQETVFNQTKTKRRPNWFKFDARAYTMIGALLSIWVLFSLLHERFLSPTNISNLFLQMSVTSILAIGMVLVIVAGQIDLSVGSLVGLTGGIAAILNVWYEWNTVPVIIATMAIGAAIGFIQGWIIAYRAVPAFIVTLGGMLIFRGILFGTTGSVTIAPLTPSMKAIGQSYVGDLMGWIFGIAALAVAGYLVMRKRSARAKFGFDVEPFAVSVLRLGVMGALVIGFVYLMNSYKGIPVPFVMVIVLALIFTFISKNTTFGRQVYAIGGNAEAARLSGINIKRRILLVFVLCNTLAAIAALVLTARLNAATMSSGQNYELDAIAACVIGGTSLMGGTGTVVGAIIGALVMASLDNGMSLMNLESFWQYIVKGGILILAVYVDIYTRQRKKV; the protein is encoded by the coding sequence ATGAATCAAGAAACCGTATTCAACCAAACGAAAACAAAGCGGCGTCCAAATTGGTTTAAATTTGATGCCCGTGCCTATACGATGATTGGAGCGCTATTGTCCATATGGGTGTTGTTTTCATTGCTGCATGAGCGCTTCTTGTCGCCAACGAATATTTCGAATTTATTTTTGCAAATGTCGGTAACGTCTATTTTGGCTATCGGGATGGTTCTCGTTATCGTTGCCGGTCAGATTGATTTGTCAGTTGGCTCACTTGTAGGATTGACTGGGGGTATTGCAGCGATTCTGAATGTGTGGTACGAATGGAATACAGTTCCGGTCATTATAGCCACTATGGCTATTGGCGCTGCCATCGGCTTCATCCAGGGCTGGATCATTGCTTACCGGGCTGTTCCGGCGTTTATTGTCACCTTAGGCGGGATGCTTATCTTCCGGGGCATTTTGTTTGGAACGACAGGAAGTGTGACGATTGCTCCGCTGACGCCTTCCATGAAAGCGATTGGACAATCTTATGTAGGCGATTTAATGGGCTGGATTTTTGGCATTGCCGCTTTGGCGGTGGCTGGTTATTTGGTCATGCGCAAACGGTCGGCTAGAGCGAAATTCGGGTTCGATGTCGAGCCTTTTGCGGTAAGCGTGCTGCGTTTAGGTGTCATGGGCGCACTTGTCATCGGCTTCGTGTATTTGATGAACAGCTATAAGGGCATTCCTGTTCCCTTCGTAATGGTCATCGTGCTGGCACTCATTTTCACTTTCATTTCGAAGAATACGACGTTTGGACGTCAAGTCTATGCGATTGGCGGAAATGCCGAGGCTGCGCGTCTATCAGGCATCAATATCAAGCGGCGCATTTTGCTAGTATTCGTTCTCTGTAATACGTTAGCTGCGATCGCTGCGCTTGTTCTGACAGCCCGACTGAATGCGGCAACGATGAGCTCTGGGCAAAACTACGAGCTGGATGCCATTGCGGCATGCGTAATCGGGGGAACAAGCCTAATGGGCGGTACCGGAACCGTCGTAGGAGCTATTATTGGCGCGCTCGTCATGGCGAGCTTGGACAACGGCATGAGCTTAATGAATTTAGAGTCCTTTTGGCAGTATATCGTCAAAGGAGGCATTCTCATTCTCGCGGTGTATGTGGACATTTATACGAGGCAGCGGAAGAAGGTTTAA
- a CDS encoding substrate-binding domain-containing protein produces the protein MRKWMFVSLFAGCLIILFFTLTSMIKVFSSKLIEPALTSEQHSSYRLVLITSELDTPFWAKVENGAMAAAERYGASLEVWGTYGSNRDDFLKNIEVAIVSKVDGIIVQGLDTDEFKSLTKVKAAGSGIPIITVANDVPMNESLRRTYVGSDHLEAGSMIARQLLSDMGFAGRVVLIVSDRQEYFQRSRLLGILNVLKPYRQIETLIVAAGDSRVDVASATNKLLNEAPDVDAFVAVSANHAGSIIQEISKRMQVEPFYIYSFDDSPETLTLMQQGKIDALIAQSPEAMGEESVTHMIKWLTGEQVPLNPDGYFTDIKVLRAGETR, from the coding sequence TTGCGCAAATGGATGTTCGTCAGCTTATTTGCTGGATGCTTGATTATTTTGTTTTTCACGCTAACCTCGATGATAAAGGTGTTCTCCTCCAAATTAATCGAGCCGGCGCTTACATCGGAGCAGCATAGCAGCTACCGGCTCGTACTCATTACAAGCGAGCTGGATACTCCGTTTTGGGCGAAGGTGGAAAATGGGGCTATGGCAGCAGCCGAGCGCTATGGTGCAAGCTTGGAGGTATGGGGCACCTACGGCTCGAATCGCGATGATTTTCTGAAAAATATTGAGGTTGCAATTGTATCGAAGGTAGATGGCATTATTGTGCAGGGACTCGATACGGATGAATTCAAAAGCTTGACCAAGGTGAAGGCCGCAGGCAGCGGCATTCCGATTATTACCGTTGCAAACGATGTTCCGATGAATGAGAGCCTGCGCCGGACCTATGTCGGCTCTGATCATTTGGAGGCAGGCAGTATGATCGCGCGCCAGCTTTTGTCGGATATGGGCTTCGCGGGCAGAGTGGTGCTGATCGTCTCGGATCGTCAGGAATATTTCCAGCGCTCGCGCCTATTGGGCATTTTAAATGTGCTAAAGCCGTATCGCCAGATCGAAACGCTGATCGTTGCGGCAGGCGATTCGCGTGTGGATGTAGCCAGCGCTACGAATAAGCTGTTGAACGAGGCTCCTGACGTGGATGCCTTTGTTGCCGTATCCGCGAATCATGCAGGCTCTATTATTCAGGAAATTAGCAAACGGATGCAGGTCGAGCCATTTTACATCTATTCTTTCGACGATTCGCCAGAAACGTTGACCTTGATGCAGCAGGGCAAAATTGATGCGTTAATCGCACAGTCCCCGGAGGCGATGGGAGAGGAAAGCGTCACCCATATGATCAAGTGGCTGACTGGCGAGCAGGTGCCGCTAAACCCTGATGGTTATTTTACGGACATCAAGGTATTGCGGGCGGGGGAAACACGATGA
- a CDS encoding GNAT family N-acetyltransferase: protein MTIIKLHKITKEFESECTQLKVSSQQLDLVASNEESLLHAANEPTSVPYGIFSEGKMVGFILFDNEIYKDGYYWILRFMIDERYQRMGYGKAAIEEVIKMLSARVDCKQIRVSHIPHNMAANKLYKHLGFIETGELEGNGDIILAYCV, encoded by the coding sequence GTGACTATTATTAAATTACATAAGATTACAAAAGAGTTTGAAAGCGAGTGTACTCAATTAAAAGTGAGCAGCCAACAGCTTGACTTGGTCGCAAGTAATGAAGAATCACTGTTACATGCAGCAAATGAACCTACATCTGTTCCATACGGTATTTTTTCTGAAGGAAAGATGGTCGGGTTTATACTTTTTGATAATGAAATATATAAAGACGGTTATTATTGGATTCTGAGATTTATGATTGACGAGAGATATCAGAGAATGGGTTATGGAAAAGCAGCAATTGAAGAGGTAATTAAGATGCTCAGTGCCAGGGTGGACTGTAAACAAATTAGGGTATCACATATCCCACATAATATGGCCGCAAATAAACTTTATAAGCACTTAGGGTTTATAGAAACGGGAGAGTTAGAAGGAAATGGGGATATTATTTTGGCTTATTGTGTGTGA
- a CDS encoding low temperature requirement protein A, whose product MPEKKVTWLELFYDLLFVAAVSKATHVLLHVEHSSITWEHLSKFILIFVPIWWAWVGQTMYNNRFGQDTLKHRLFIVMQMFFVLIMTASLNVDFDAYYVPFFIGYIGLRIITTVQYLLTARSEVLHKLQTARFFGTYFWLGIAISSCSLFFDSWLRYAILYAGIILDIIVPLIGRKHLVVTPIHTPHLLERFSLFTLILLGESVVSLLSILDAGDMSFTSIAFVALSFILVIAIWWQYFENMEKNVDKTKRTAGQTIIYGHLFIYLSLCMIAASIQLVFLDKLEYGFMLGFVFGSVFIYFLSVMCVLYSYRFEHLRPTVKHISLLLLLLIALFSVNLLVVVPPTVVLVELVLFFIVFAKTTA is encoded by the coding sequence ATGCCGGAGAAAAAAGTAACGTGGCTGGAGCTGTTTTATGATTTATTGTTTGTCGCGGCCGTCTCCAAGGCCACACATGTACTGCTTCATGTAGAGCATAGCAGCATTACTTGGGAGCATTTATCCAAATTCATCTTGATTTTTGTGCCGATTTGGTGGGCATGGGTTGGACAGACGATGTATAATAATCGTTTTGGACAGGACACGCTGAAGCACCGGTTATTTATCGTAATGCAAATGTTTTTCGTCCTGATTATGACCGCAAGCTTGAATGTGGATTTTGACGCCTATTATGTACCCTTTTTTATTGGATATATAGGGCTTCGTATAATAACGACCGTGCAATATTTGCTGACGGCACGTTCAGAGGTGCTGCACAAGCTGCAAACCGCACGATTTTTCGGCACTTATTTTTGGCTGGGGATAGCGATATCGTCATGCTCCTTGTTTTTTGATTCGTGGCTGCGTTACGCGATTTTGTATGCGGGCATTATTTTGGACATCATCGTTCCATTAATAGGCCGCAAGCATCTCGTTGTCACGCCGATCCATACCCCTCATTTACTGGAGCGATTTTCGCTGTTTACACTAATTTTGCTGGGGGAATCGGTCGTTAGCCTGCTTTCGATTTTGGATGCTGGAGATATGAGCTTTACTTCCATCGCATTCGTTGCACTCTCCTTTATTCTCGTCATTGCAATTTGGTGGCAATATTTCGAGAACATGGAGAAAAATGTGGATAAAACGAAGCGAACGGCGGGGCAGACGATTATTTACGGCCATTTGTTTATTTATTTGTCGCTTTGTATGATCGCTGCTTCGATCCAGCTGGTGTTTTTGGACAAACTGGAATATGGCTTTATGCTGGGGTTTGTTTTTGGCTCCGTGTTTATTTATTTTCTATCGGTTATGTGCGTGTTATACAGCTACCGCTTTGAGCATTTGCGCCCGACCGTGAAGCATATATCGCTGCTCTTGCTGCTTTTAATTGCTTTGTTCAGCGTGAACTTGCTTGTAGTAGTGCCGCCGACGGTTGTGCTTGTGGAGCTTGTGCTGTTTTTTATCGTATTTGCCAAAACAACGGCTTAA
- a CDS encoding xylose ABC transporter ATP-binding protein: MTAALEMRNITKQFPGVKALNDVTFLVKKGEVHALCGENGAGKSTLMKVLSGLYPHGTYDGQIIINGEEKRFGKIKDAEEAGIAIIYQELALVKELSIGENLFLGKEPAVFGIINWERVFKESERWLKEVGLHDVNPEHPIGALGIGKQQQIEIAKALSKRANILILDEPTAALTEQEVEILLGILQEFKKRDVTCIYISHKLNEVFAIADTVTVLRDGQTVGTYPISEVNEDKVISLMVGRELKERFPRIAAIPGEVVLKVTDYTVMNPERQGKKVIDNVSFELRKGEILGIAGLMGAGRTELVMSLFGSYGGQNQGLIEIEGKPVKLKNTQQAIKAGLALVSEDRKKYGLVLGMDIKSNVSLASLGAISSGGILRPNEEIAAGNQYLRSLRVKANSVETIVGTLSGGNQQKVVLGKWLMTVPKILILDEPTRGIDVGAKFEIYNIMNELIAQGVSIIMVSSELPELLGMSHRIMVIAEGKHMGEFTAEEATQEMIMTAATGGKGR, translated from the coding sequence ATGACGGCTGCATTAGAGATGCGCAACATTACAAAACAATTTCCAGGCGTTAAAGCGTTGAACGACGTAACCTTTTTGGTGAAAAAAGGCGAGGTGCATGCGTTATGCGGCGAGAACGGCGCTGGCAAGTCCACTTTGATGAAGGTGCTTAGCGGGCTTTATCCGCATGGCACCTACGATGGGCAAATCATAATCAACGGCGAAGAGAAGCGCTTCGGCAAAATTAAAGATGCGGAGGAAGCGGGCATCGCTATCATCTATCAAGAGCTTGCCCTTGTGAAGGAGCTGTCGATTGGCGAAAACTTGTTCCTCGGCAAGGAGCCAGCAGTCTTTGGCATCATCAACTGGGAGCGGGTGTTCAAAGAAAGCGAGCGGTGGCTGAAAGAGGTTGGCCTGCATGACGTCAATCCAGAGCATCCGATTGGTGCGCTCGGGATCGGAAAGCAGCAGCAGATTGAGATCGCCAAGGCCCTGTCCAAGCGGGCAAACATCCTGATTTTAGATGAGCCGACAGCAGCATTGACGGAGCAGGAGGTCGAAATACTGCTCGGCATTTTGCAGGAGTTCAAGAAACGAGACGTTACCTGTATTTATATTTCCCATAAGCTTAATGAGGTGTTTGCAATCGCGGATACGGTAACGGTGCTCCGTGACGGGCAGACGGTGGGCACCTATCCGATCTCGGAAGTCAACGAGGATAAAGTGATCTCGCTTATGGTAGGACGAGAGCTGAAGGAGCGCTTTCCTAGAATCGCAGCGATTCCAGGCGAGGTTGTGTTGAAGGTAACAGACTATACGGTTATGAATCCCGAGCGTCAGGGGAAGAAGGTCATTGACAATGTAAGCTTTGAGCTGCGGAAGGGTGAGATTCTAGGTATTGCCGGGTTGATGGGAGCGGGCAGAACGGAGCTTGTTATGAGCTTGTTTGGCTCCTATGGCGGGCAAAACCAAGGGCTGATCGAAATTGAGGGAAAGCCAGTCAAGCTCAAAAATACGCAGCAAGCGATCAAGGCAGGCTTGGCGCTTGTATCGGAGGACCGGAAAAAATATGGTCTTGTGCTTGGCATGGATATCAAGAGCAATGTGAGCTTAGCGAGTCTTGGCGCGATTTCCTCTGGCGGCATTCTTCGCCCGAATGAAGAAATAGCGGCAGGCAATCAATATTTGCGCTCGCTGCGCGTGAAGGCGAACTCGGTGGAGACGATTGTAGGCACATTAAGCGGAGGTAATCAACAAAAAGTGGTGCTCGGCAAATGGCTGATGACGGTTCCGAAAATATTGATTTTGGATGAGCCAACACGCGGCATTGACGTAGGCGCCAAATTCGAAATATACAACATTATGAATGAATTGATTGCGCAGGGCGTTTCCATCATTATGGTATCCTCGGAGCTGCCGGAGCTGCTTGGCATGAGCCACCGAATTATGGTTATTGCGGAGGGCAAGCATATGGGGGAATTTACCGCTGAGGAAGCGACACAGGAAATGATCATGACGGCTGCCACAGGAGGAAAAGGACGATGA
- a CDS encoding LysR family transcriptional regulator → MDFKTLKTFQMIVKYGSFARAAKEMNYVQSTVTMQIQKLELDLGVQLIERGHGKEFRLTEAGRLFHDQSMQIVKNMEQLQTSLSNLQLGETGHIRIGVTEPTGSYRLPGILKEFMSMYPNIRISLEFASTPTLTERILRGELDFSLCSAPNRGNDLYFERLFQEEFVALMPKDHPLALKAVLAPEDIRGYRLLITAETCPYRRRLEMVMQEMGNLSLDTMEIGSMTALKFFVENGLGIALIPKILVEPTAAGTTIRTLSGNLIYMTVGILCKASAYPLQFASQRLYQFLKLHLSEQSTF, encoded by the coding sequence ATGGATTTTAAGACGTTAAAAACGTTCCAAATGATCGTAAAATACGGCAGTTTTGCCCGTGCGGCTAAAGAAATGAACTATGTTCAATCTACCGTTACGATGCAAATACAAAAGCTTGAATTGGATTTAGGCGTTCAGTTGATCGAACGAGGACATGGAAAGGAGTTTCGGTTGACGGAAGCCGGGAGGTTATTTCATGACCAAAGCATGCAGATTGTAAAAAATATGGAGCAATTACAAACAAGCTTGTCGAATCTACAGTTAGGGGAGACGGGCCATATTCGCATCGGCGTCACGGAGCCAACAGGGAGCTATCGGTTGCCTGGCATTTTAAAGGAGTTTATGTCTATGTATCCGAACATCCGGATTTCTTTGGAATTTGCGAGCACTCCGACACTGACCGAGCGAATCCTCAGAGGAGAGCTTGATTTTTCATTATGCTCAGCACCGAATAGAGGGAACGATCTTTATTTTGAACGGCTATTTCAGGAAGAATTTGTGGCATTAATGCCTAAAGACCATCCGCTAGCGCTGAAAGCGGTTCTCGCACCGGAAGATATTCGAGGGTATCGACTGCTCATCACAGCTGAAACCTGTCCATATCGCAGAAGGCTGGAGATGGTTATGCAGGAAATGGGAAATCTGTCGCTTGATACTATGGAGATAGGAAGTATGACGGCCTTGAAGTTTTTCGTCGAGAATGGGTTAGGCATCGCACTGATCCCGAAGATTCTAGTGGAGCCCACTGCTGCGGGAACAACCATTCGAACGCTCAGTGGAAACCTTATATATATGACTGTTGGAATCCTGTGCAAAGCATCGGCCTACCCGTTGCAATTTGCTAGTCAAAGGCTTTATCAATTTCTCAAGCTCCACTTGAGCGAGCAATCTACTTTCTAG
- the xylF gene encoding D-xylose ABC transporter substrate-binding protein encodes MGKRLTRGGVVSIVLALILVLSACSGGNSNGNGNGKEGSGSGAQETTEKESNAKSGDDKLVIGFSLDTLQEERWQRDRDLFIAAAEALGAKVEVQAANSDDAKQISQAENLISQGVDVLVVVPHNAEATAAIVEKAHAAGIKVLAYDRLIKNSDLDLYISFDNEKVGEMQAEAIVKLAPKGKFVYIGGSETDNNAHLFKKGAFNILQPLIDSGDIQVVFDQWTKDWNPANALTNMENALTANDNKIDAVVAANDGTAGGVIQALAAQGISGKIPVSGQDAELAAAQRIVEGTQTMTVYKPIKDLAEKAAELAVKLAKGEDVGADKSVNNGKIDVPSVLLDPVAVDKSNIDATVIADGFHSKEDVYKNAK; translated from the coding sequence ATGGGGAAACGTTTGACAAGAGGCGGGGTTGTATCCATTGTATTAGCTTTGATTCTTGTTCTGTCAGCTTGCTCGGGCGGCAACAGCAACGGTAACGGCAACGGAAAAGAAGGCTCTGGATCAGGCGCGCAAGAAACGACTGAGAAGGAAAGCAATGCCAAGTCAGGGGATGATAAGCTGGTCATTGGCTTCTCGCTGGATACGCTGCAAGAGGAACGCTGGCAGCGTGACCGCGATTTGTTCATTGCAGCGGCCGAGGCACTGGGCGCCAAAGTAGAAGTACAGGCAGCGAATAGCGATGATGCGAAGCAAATCTCGCAAGCGGAAAATTTGATCAGCCAGGGCGTAGACGTGCTGGTCGTTGTTCCTCATAATGCGGAGGCTACCGCTGCTATCGTAGAAAAAGCCCATGCTGCAGGCATTAAAGTGCTAGCGTATGACCGCTTGATCAAAAACTCCGACCTCGATCTGTATATTTCATTTGATAACGAAAAAGTAGGCGAAATGCAGGCTGAGGCTATCGTGAAGCTAGCGCCAAAAGGGAAATTCGTTTACATTGGCGGCTCGGAAACCGACAATAATGCTCATTTGTTCAAAAAAGGCGCGTTTAATATTTTGCAGCCGCTTATTGACAGCGGTGACATTCAGGTTGTCTTCGACCAATGGACGAAGGATTGGAATCCGGCGAATGCACTTACGAATATGGAGAATGCGCTTACGGCAAACGATAATAAAATCGACGCCGTTGTTGCCGCAAATGACGGTACGGCAGGCGGAGTTATTCAAGCGCTGGCCGCTCAAGGGATCTCTGGCAAAATTCCAGTATCCGGCCAAGACGCGGAGCTTGCGGCAGCGCAGCGTATCGTTGAAGGCACCCAAACGATGACGGTTTACAAGCCGATCAAGGATTTAGCTGAGAAAGCGGCCGAGCTAGCGGTGAAGCTTGCCAAAGGCGAAGACGTTGGCGCGGATAAATCGGTCAATAACGGTAAAATCGATGTGCCTTCGGTCTTGCTTGATCCTGTTGCTGTCGACAAATCGAATATTGATGCGACAGTGATTGCGGACGGCTTCCATTCCAAAGAGGATGTATACAAAAACGCGAAATAG
- a CDS encoding histidine kinase, with product MNSIQRKILTMSIVVLSIMVLIWVVLTYYNQKTQAQYNDILQRYLRMNEVTDHSHQTIIALNDYMQKPSAYKLSKLDQNKKNMLMAKLRAVTLRNKDNAFTLTSYINMMDSLIASADLTVMFLEQGNAEQSTEKFEEATRIDKYIAETTVTLIDKEVRTYDAFYRSIIEQSAELKRLGAWLLSLITIILLLFTYWFSLSITRPIQKLTVAAKELSRGRFDKPIEVHSNDEISFLAKTFDRMRVNINNLISEIQQKAQLESELQQSKLLLKESQLISLQSQITPHFLFNTLDTLSKKAYLDGSEETSDLIASVAGLLRYNLRRLDRAVTLEEELSVALKYIEIQGARFTDRLRFEQEVDESCLQLKLPCLTLQPIIENAVIHAVEPLEDGGSITLRIYEREHCVWIEIKDDGAGMTAEKVNHILMEGGNADSLGHSTGIGFSNVVKRLRLFVGAEDVISIDSQPGCGTKVTIKIPLAGSEG from the coding sequence ATGAACAGCATACAGAGAAAAATTTTGACAATGTCGATTGTTGTCCTGTCCATTATGGTTTTGATTTGGGTCGTGCTCACTTACTATAATCAGAAAACACAAGCGCAATATAATGATATACTTCAGCGTTATTTGCGCATGAATGAAGTGACTGATCACAGCCACCAGACGATTATTGCTTTAAATGACTATATGCAAAAGCCATCTGCGTATAAGCTGAGCAAGCTTGACCAGAACAAAAAAAACATGCTGATGGCAAAGCTGAGGGCGGTCACGCTGCGTAATAAAGACAACGCTTTTACCTTGACGAGCTATATCAATATGATGGATAGCCTGATCGCTTCAGCGGATTTGACGGTTATGTTTCTTGAACAAGGAAACGCGGAGCAATCGACTGAGAAGTTCGAGGAGGCAACCCGCATTGATAAATATATTGCCGAGACGACGGTTACCCTTATAGACAAAGAGGTGCGGACGTACGATGCGTTTTACCGCAGTATTATTGAGCAAAGCGCGGAGCTCAAACGGCTTGGCGCTTGGCTGCTCTCCTTGATTACGATTATACTATTACTGTTTACCTACTGGTTTTCCCTCAGCATTACTAGGCCGATTCAGAAGCTGACGGTGGCCGCCAAGGAGCTATCGCGCGGGCGCTTCGACAAACCGATTGAAGTACACTCCAACGACGAAATTTCATTCCTCGCAAAGACGTTTGACCGTATGCGCGTAAATATCAACAATTTAATCTCCGAGATTCAACAGAAGGCTCAGCTTGAAAGTGAGCTGCAACAAAGCAAGCTGCTCCTGAAGGAAAGCCAGTTGATCAGCCTGCAAAGCCAGATTACCCCCCACTTCTTGTTTAACACCCTAGATACCCTCTCCAAGAAAGCTTATCTCGATGGTTCCGAAGAAACAAGCGATTTAATTGCAAGCGTCGCTGGCTTGCTGCGCTATAATTTGCGCCGACTGGATCGAGCGGTAACGCTTGAGGAAGAACTGTCGGTTGCTTTGAAATATATTGAGATTCAAGGTGCACGCTTCACCGATCGGCTTCGATTTGAGCAGGAGGTCGATGAGAGCTGCCTTCAGCTCAAGCTTCCCTGCCTTACGCTTCAGCCCATTATTGAAAATGCGGTCATTCATGCCGTGGAGCCGCTTGAGGATGGGGGGAGCATAACGCTTCGGATTTATGAAAGAGAGCATTGCGTCTGGATTGAAATTAAAGATGACGGAGCTGGCATGACGGCTGAGAAGGTGAACCATATTTTGATGGAGGGCGGCAACGCCGATAGTTTGGGTCACTCTACGGGAATCGGCTTCAGCAACGTCGTTAAACGGCTGCGGCTGTTCGTCGGCGCTGAGGATGTCATTTCCATTGACAGTCAGCCCGGCTGCGGAACCAAGGTAACGATAAAAATACCATTGGCGGGGAGCGAGGGCTAG